The Candidatus Hydrogenedentota bacterium sequence TTTTCCCTTGTTCATATTCATGTTCAGCGTTTCCATGCGCGTCACATCGACATTGCCGCCTTGCTGTTGATCCTTGAGATCGGCGAGAACCGTTTCCCACGCCAAATAATCGCGGACACTCGCCGCCGCGACCTCCAGACCGTCCCTCGACGGCGTCAGCAGGATAAGGGCATTTCGATAGACGCGCGGTTTCTCCGATCCTGTCGTTTCATCGAGATAGCGTTTTGCCTCGCTGCTTGGTTTTCCCGATTCGCTCGCCCCGGCGGGTCCGAGGATGCCGTAGTGAAACCGGCCATCATCTTCGATATCGCGCGGCTTTGCGGGCAGTGTGTGAACCCGAACGCCGAAGGCGTTCGCCCCCGCCCAAAGCGTCTTTGTCTTTCCGATCTCATCCAGCAGCCGCGCGTGTACCACATCATCGGAGATACGGCTTGCGGCGACGGTGTGCATCTGCGTAAGATTCGGTCGATTCCCCAGCCGCCATGTGCTCGGCAATTGGTTTTCGTCCGTCGCTGTGAACTGATCATCGAGCCAGAAACTGACCCGCGCCCACCGGAGCAGCCCCTTTTCCAACTCGATTTTATCCGGCCGATTGGGGGCAATCAACGCGATCAGGTCGCGGGTCTGCGTGCTCTGGCCAATGGGCTGCGAGTGGAGGAAAGTGGCGATAATCGCCTGCTCCACTTCCCGGAAGTGCAAGCCTACGGAATCGCTTTGAATCTCGCGCGCACGCTCAAGTTCGCCCTCGATGATCCCTGTCCACAATTGCCGTCTGCCTTCATATTCTTCGGTATCGGCGACGGTGACCAGCTCCCGCATAGCCTCGGAAAGCCCTTCCATCCCGGTTTTCGGAAGAAAGACACAGGGCCCGACCAGGGCGCTCGTATCCCATTTTTCCGCCTCGCGCAGTGCCAACGCGAAGGTGCGCAGCACGCCGCGCGTCCGCTGGAACCGATCCAGCTGCGTCCACTTGGCGTAAAATACTTCGGTCAGGTCGGGGTGAAAGGGGTAGCTGCGCAGGAACCGTTCTTCCGCGTCGGCTCCCTGCTTGCGCGTTTGTTTGTCTAGGTCGACGATACCCTTGAGCGCCGCTTGTACATGGGGACGGAAGGCGTCGCGGTCCTTGATCGATTCGGGGGTGAAGAAGCGTCGGCGCAGCACTTCCGCCACGTCTTCTTTCACGACGGGCTCGACGGCTTCCTCTCGTTGGCGCTGGAAGATATCGTAAAGCCTGCCCTGAAGTTCTCGTCCGAAGGAATCGCTTTTGCTCAGGTCGCTTGCCAGCAACGACGCCACGATACAGCAGCGGTCCACCTTCGTTGCCGCCTGGGTCAGGTACTGGAAAAAGTTGATCATTCGATCCTTCCACCGAGAGTCAGCAGCCACCTTCTCCCGCACGTACATCAGCACTTCGTCAATGAGGATCAGAACGCCCAGTCCCTCTTTGCCCGGTATTTCCAGCAACGCGGTCATCAGATTTTCTGCCGGTGCCGAGTCGCGCTCTTCCGACTTGTTCTCTGCATGGAGCAGTTTCAGGCCCTCATCGCCGGCGATCTGCCATGCCAAAATACTCCACGGCTGCTTGAGTGTGCGCGTCGTCCCCTTCGGGTCGCGTACTTCCATCCCTTTTTCGACGTCCAGTTTGTCGAAGCACAGCCCGGCGACCCGCGCCTTGGGCGGCTCCTCGCCGATGGCCTCGCGGAACTCCGCCACGGCAGGCAGATCGGGCAGATGCTCCGGGTTGGCCATCAGATGGCGCATGGTGATGAGTGTGTGTGTCTTGCCGCCGCCGTAGGTCAGTTCGAGTTGGCGCACTGCTTTGTCGTTTTTCCCCGCGACGCGCAACGCCACATCCCGCACGAGTTGCCGCAGGTTGTAGGTTGGGAAGGTCAGTGCGAAGAACTTCTCGGGATCTTCGTAGATAGGGCGCTTCCCGCTCTCCATCAAGACTTCGTAAAGATCGGCGGCGAACATGTGCATGGGCAGTTCGCCCGATTTCAGGTCGTCGCGCAACGCCACGACTTCATGCCAGCTTTTCCAGGGATTCTTTGCCATGATTATTGCTCCTTGTCGCTATCGGCGATAGTGTCATCGCCGAATGCCATCTTGGTTTGCGCGTCCGTTACGGTCGCTCCTTTTGCCTGAACGTGATTGCTCAAGCTCTCCAGAAGCGAGCGTTCCTCACTGCCCGCAGTCGAAAGTTCAATCACAGACTGCACCAGCCGTTTAAATAACTCTTGGCGGCGCAAGCCGTTGTCGTCTAGATATTCATCCACCTTGATGACGTCGCCCGCCCGCCAGAGGTGCATCAGGCGGTGGATGCGGTCGATCAGGGGGATCGGGCGTCCGCTCGGCGCCTCGAAGCCCATGGATCTGCGGTTGCGCTGCGCCCAGGTCTTCAATTTGATCTTGCTGCCGTCCGAATAGCTGCTATCCTCGGGCTCCGCCTCGGCGTCCGGATCGGCT is a genomic window containing:
- a CDS encoding ATP-binding protein; this encodes MAKNPWKSWHEVVALRDDLKSGELPMHMFAADLYEVLMESGKRPIYEDPEKFFALTFPTYNLRQLVRDVALRVAGKNDKAVRQLELTYGGGKTHTLITMRHLMANPEHLPDLPAVAEFREAIGEEPPKARVAGLCFDKLDVEKGMEVRDPKGTTRTLKQPWSILAWQIAGDEGLKLLHAENKSEERDSAPAENLMTALLEIPGKEGLGVLILIDEVLMYVREKVAADSRWKDRMINFFQYLTQAATKVDRCCIVASLLASDLSKSDSFGRELQGRLYDIFQRQREEAVEPVVKEDVAEVLRRRFFTPESIKDRDAFRPHVQAALKGIVDLDKQTRKQGADAEERFLRSYPFHPDLTEVFYAKWTQLDRFQRTRGVLRTFALALREAEKWDTSALVGPCVFLPKTGMEGLSEAMRELVTVADTEEYEGRRQLWTGIIEGELERAREIQSDSVGLHFREVEQAIIATFLHSQPIGQSTQTRDLIALIAPNRPDKIELEKGLLRWARVSFWLDDQFTATDENQLPSTWRLGNRPNLTQMHTVAASRISDDVVHARLLDEIGKTKTLWAGANAFGVRVHTLPAKPRDIEDDGRFHYGILGPAGASESGKPSSEAKRYLDETTGSEKPRVYRNALILLTPSRDGLEVAAASVRDYLAWETVLADLKDQQQGGNVDVTRMETLNMNMNKGKGRIPEAIRQAYCIIVTVSEKKEAQAFKINVTDEPHFTIIKNDPRARIQDSSITAETLLPDGPYNFWHPGETSRRVKDLSGAFAQEPHLPKMLKSQAIVDTLVEGCQSGAFVLRLTRPDGSARTWWYTAPDEMALNDPALELVLSEAAALQEIAPALLEPKRLPDLWERESISVQTVIDNFSGAKKVQAQRDGYMEEQYIPKASDEVVKAAVTLAVESGMLWLTNGPASILNEPIPAGVLTEQAMIQKAPSAFSAAEIMPEILSQDWSNEESTALSIAAALSQHFGQTLPWKTVSDVITAALNARFIELDPTSESWPCPYPSAQNVKLRAGSGAEAGSGVREGTPGIGFGGLGAPSDAIVAHAELEPSRIQDLGDVMPQILEIKSKTSIPVVIKVQIEIGDKDTPPDDETVNALNKLLETIDEKFRFER